The DNA region TGAAAGACAATGCGCAAATGAAGTACACAGCTTTGACCCCGAACGCGGCATCATGCTTTCGGACGAAACAAAATGTGTAAACTGCCAGCGCTGCGTATCTCTATGTCCCACAAGAGCGCTCAAAATAGTTAAGAGCGACTGCCGTCTGCGCGAGAATGCAAACTGGGCTGACGATACTATCAAAGAGATATACAAGCAGGCAAACAGCGGCGGCGTACTGCTCTCATCAATGGGCAACCCCAAGCCTCTGCCTGTATACTGGGATAAGATACTGATAAACGCTTCCCAGGTAACGAACCCGCCTATCGACCCACTGCGTGAACCTATGGAGACCAAGGTATTCCTCGGCAAAAAGCCCGAAAAGATCAGGCGTAACGAGGACGGCGAGCTTGTCACCGAAACTACTCCACAGCTGGAACTTTCCATGCCTGTAATGTTTTCGGCTATGAGCTACGGCTCCATCAGCTATAATGCTCACGCTTCTCTCGCCCGTGCGGCTACCGAGCTGGGTATATGCTACAATACAGGTGAAGGCGGTCTCCATGAAGATTTCTACATCTACGGACCCAACACCGTTGTACAGGTAGCATCGGGACGTTTCGGCGTTCACAAGGATTACCTCGAAGCTGCCGCAGCCATCGAGATAAAGATGGGTCAGGGCGCAAAGCCCGGTATCGGCGGACATCTCCCCGGTGCCAAGATAGTAGGCGACGTTTCCAAGACCAGAATGATCCCCGAGGGTTCGGACGCTATATCCCCCGCACCTCATCACGATATATATTCCATCGAAGACCTTCGTCAGCTGGTTTACTCCCTCAAAGAGGCTACCGAGTACAAGAAGCCTGTTATCGTAAAGGTCGCAGCAGTACATAACATCGCAGCGATAGCCAGCGGTATCGCCCGCAGCGGTGCTGATATCATCGCAATAGACGGCTTCCGCGGCGGTACAGGCGCTGCACCAACACGTATCCGTGATAACGTTGGTATCCCCATAGAGCTTGCACTGGCTTCCGTCGATCAGCGTCTGCGAGATGAGGGCATCAGAAATAACGTATCCCTCGTGGTAGGCGGCAGCGTACGCTCCGCAGCTGATGTGGTAAAGGCAGTAGCCCTCGGTGCAGATGCAGTATATGTCGCAACAGCAGCACTGCTGGCTATGGGATGTCACCTCTGCCGTACCTGCCAGAGCGGCAAGTGCAACTGGGGCATCGCCACCCAGAGACCCGAACTTGTTAAGCGCCTGAACCCAGATGTCGGTTCACGCAGACTTGTAAACCTCATGGACGCTTGGCGCCACGAGATCAAGGAACTTATGGGCGGAATGGGTATCAACTCCATCGAGAGCCTCCGCGGCAACAGACTTATGCTCCGCGGCGTAGGGCTTACCG from Ruminococcus albus AD2013 includes:
- a CDS encoding glutamate synthase-related protein yields the protein MIDHFIYPEFEVVRNDNRCIQCRVCERQCANEVHSFDPERGIMLSDETKCVNCQRCVSLCPTRALKIVKSDCRLRENANWADDTIKEIYKQANSGGVLLSSMGNPKPLPVYWDKILINASQVTNPPIDPLREPMETKVFLGKKPEKIRRNEDGELVTETTPQLELSMPVMFSAMSYGSISYNAHASLARAATELGICYNTGEGGLHEDFYIYGPNTVVQVASGRFGVHKDYLEAAAAIEIKMGQGAKPGIGGHLPGAKIVGDVSKTRMIPEGSDAISPAPHHDIYSIEDLRQLVYSLKEATEYKKPVIVKVAAVHNIAAIASGIARSGADIIAIDGFRGGTGAAPTRIRDNVGIPIELALASVDQRLRDEGIRNNVSLVVGGSVRSAADVVKAVALGADAVYVATAALLAMGCHLCRTCQSGKCNWGIATQRPELVKRLNPDVGSRRLVNLMDAWRHEIKELMGGMGINSIESLRGNRLMLRGVGLTDKELEILGISHAGE